In Planctomycetia bacterium, one DNA window encodes the following:
- a CDS encoding protein kinase: MNCEEADGLLLDYVEETLDASQRAALEVHLSQCARCRTALRDTRHLLGALSEARDQQGRQRLDDARSAGRSRSTTTPTTWQPGSRLGDFEIVSEIGRGGMGVVYRARQLSLNRIVALKVLPALAGADDKAVSRFVREAQAAARLHHTNIVPVYAQGQQDGHFFYAMELIDGESLDRVIRRRRAGSATRDEPFKAGHAHPTRSPPTHEPPLDDLHAASTALLVSLDGSRFRDVAMLICGAAEGLEHAHTSGVLHRDIKPQNLLLGSDGQLHITDFGLARLLDEPGMTLTGEMIGTPAYMSPEQVGFARRTVDHRTDVFSLGVTLYELLTLERPFDGATREQLVARICTREPKPPRKINPSIPMDLETICLRALEKDPARRYPSAGALAADLRRFVENRPIHARRVGLLEKSWKFIRRHPAMTTICVLCALLVSGAVVWRSQSIRTRQDRATELIARAYGMLAYDDYREPDDARELLSQAASIWPDPTGKARAAFLEASGLADLRLEPHRAVQTLQRALDASLHGADQRRVRYLLAWAERQRTGRLDGQALTWLQQGDAIGGARSAEEHFFRGQALLRHRPEEAIKDFRLAREKRNNYAQAMLHLGRALNTKMYHQRRHDTFDEQERVLLNACELQSTQAYPCYLLSITYRLSAEIYDRTRTDSKRRDEHFEWALHWAREAQRREPTSPRGYACEGEYWEAVGDLNRAIDARNRGEPLCQSPDDQAEVCDYRWRLYYWLGRYDEALSDLRALQPFTAPGAGGQGDARRVWFAGLFPALIHLDLDQPEEAKRLVLAVADAEPRNARAAFSAAAILHLLGRRDEADQLIARLPADAEPLAASGESAPTDWERKIREVCSGRQTLSALRAVADDSLRRNKLLWSAAYFFDGLRQLADGRRDTAVTLLDACEQTYDYEDYCYAARVILGRMQRDPTWPRRP; the protein is encoded by the coding sequence ATGAACTGCGAAGAAGCCGACGGGCTGCTGCTCGATTACGTCGAGGAGACGCTGGACGCCTCGCAGCGCGCCGCGCTGGAGGTTCATCTGTCGCAATGCGCGCGGTGCCGCACCGCGCTGCGCGATACGCGCCACCTGCTGGGCGCGCTAAGTGAAGCGCGCGATCAACAAGGCCGGCAGCGATTGGATGACGCGCGGAGCGCCGGACGGTCGCGGAGCACCACGACCCCGACGACGTGGCAACCGGGCAGTCGCCTGGGAGATTTTGAAATCGTCAGTGAGATCGGCCGCGGCGGGATGGGCGTGGTCTATCGCGCGCGACAACTTTCGCTCAATCGCATCGTCGCGCTGAAGGTGCTGCCCGCGCTGGCCGGCGCGGACGACAAGGCCGTATCGCGCTTCGTGCGCGAGGCCCAGGCAGCCGCCCGGCTGCATCACACCAACATTGTGCCGGTCTACGCGCAGGGTCAGCAGGACGGGCACTTTTTTTACGCGATGGAGTTGATTGACGGCGAGAGTCTCGATCGCGTGATCCGCCGACGCCGCGCCGGGTCCGCAACCCGCGATGAACCATTCAAGGCGGGCCATGCCCATCCCACGCGGTCACCGCCGACGCACGAACCGCCCCTCGACGATTTGCACGCGGCCAGCACGGCCCTGCTCGTTTCGCTTGACGGATCGCGCTTCCGCGACGTGGCCATGCTCATTTGCGGCGCGGCCGAGGGATTGGAGCACGCGCACACCTCGGGCGTGCTGCACCGCGACATCAAACCGCAGAATCTCCTGCTCGGCTCGGACGGGCAATTGCACATCACCGATTTCGGCCTGGCGCGGCTGCTCGATGAACCCGGCATGACGCTCACGGGCGAGATGATCGGCACGCCGGCCTACATGTCACCGGAGCAGGTAGGATTCGCGCGCCGCACGGTCGATCATCGAACGGATGTTTTCTCACTGGGTGTCACGCTGTACGAACTGCTTACCCTTGAACGACCGTTCGACGGCGCGACGCGCGAACAGCTCGTCGCACGGATCTGCACGCGCGAGCCGAAGCCGCCGCGAAAAATCAATCCATCCATCCCGATGGACTTGGAGACCATCTGCCTGCGCGCGCTCGAGAAAGACCCGGCCCGGCGCTACCCGAGCGCCGGCGCGCTGGCCGCTGACCTGCGCCGTTTTGTGGAGAATCGCCCCATTCATGCGCGGCGCGTCGGCCTGCTGGAAAAGAGCTGGAAGTTCATCCGGCGGCATCCGGCGATGACGACGATCTGCGTATTGTGCGCGCTGCTTGTCAGCGGGGCCGTCGTGTGGCGCTCGCAGTCGATTCGCACCCGGCAAGATCGGGCCACCGAGCTGATCGCGCGGGCCTACGGTATGTTGGCTTATGACGACTATCGCGAGCCGGACGATGCTCGCGAATTGCTGTCGCAGGCCGCGTCGATCTGGCCCGACCCGACCGGCAAGGCCCGTGCGGCCTTCCTGGAGGCGTCGGGGCTGGCGGATCTGCGGCTCGAGCCCCATCGTGCGGTGCAGACGCTTCAGCGAGCACTGGACGCCTCGCTTCACGGCGCCGACCAGCGCCGGGTGCGGTACCTGCTGGCTTGGGCCGAGCGGCAGCGGACGGGTCGGCTCGACGGTCAGGCCCTGACGTGGCTCCAGCAGGGCGATGCCATCGGCGGGGCGCGCTCGGCCGAGGAGCATTTCTTCCGCGGGCAGGCGCTGCTGCGGCATCGTCCCGAGGAGGCCATCAAGGATTTTCGCCTGGCGCGGGAGAAGCGCAACAACTATGCCCAGGCGATGCTGCACCTGGGCCGGGCGCTGAACACGAAGATGTACCATCAGCGTCGGCATGATACGTTCGATGAGCAGGAGCGCGTGCTGCTCAACGCATGCGAGCTGCAATCGACCCAGGCCTATCCGTGCTATTTACTCTCGATCACGTATCGCCTGTCGGCGGAGATCTACGATCGCACGCGAACGGATTCCAAGCGCCGCGATGAGCATTTCGAGTGGGCGCTGCATTGGGCGCGCGAGGCCCAGCGGCGCGAGCCGACCAGCCCACGCGGCTATGCCTGCGAGGGCGAATACTGGGAGGCGGTCGGTGATCTGAACCGCGCGATCGACGCGCGCAACCGCGGCGAGCCGCTCTGCCAGTCGCCCGACGACCAGGCCGAGGTGTGCGACTACCGCTGGCGTTTGTATTACTGGCTGGGACGATACGACGAAGCGCTGTCCGATCTGCGCGCCTTGCAGCCTTTCACCGCGCCCGGCGCCGGCGGACAAGGCGACGCACGCCGCGTCTGGTTCGCCGGCCTCTTCCCGGCGCTGATTCACCTCGATTTGGATCAACCCGAGGAGGCGAAGCGACTGGTGCTCGCCGTGGCCGACGCCGAGCCGCGCAATGCGCGCGCGGCGTTCTCCGCGGCCGCCATCCTGCACCTGCTTGGGCGACGCGACGAGGCGGACCAACTGATCGCGCGCCTTCCGGCCGATGCCGAACCGCTCGCAGCTTCCGGTGAGTCGGCCCCAACGGACTGGGAGCGAAAGATTCGAGAGGTGTGCAGTGGTCGGCAAACGCTGTCGGCGCTGCGCGCGGTCGCGGACGATTCGTTGCGGCGCAACAAGTTGCTCTGGTCCGCCGCTTACTTCTTCGACGGGCTTCGCCAACTCGCCGACGGCCGACGAGACACGGCAGTCACGCTGCTGGACGCCTGTGAACAGACCTATGACTACGAGGATTACTGCTATGCGGCACGGGTCATTCTGGGGCGAATGCAGCGCGATCCAACCTGGCCCAGGCGGCCCTGA
- the rpsT gene encoding 30S ribosomal protein S20: protein MARSLSSMKRMRQNKRRAARNAARKSVIKNQLRKVRDALGKKDVSVADSLFRETVKVLDRSANRGAIHPNTAARRKSRLAKRLNALKGGKK, encoded by the coding sequence GTGGCCAGATCACTTTCGTCGATGAAACGCATGCGGCAAAACAAGCGCCGCGCCGCCCGGAACGCCGCTCGCAAGAGCGTCATCAAGAATCAGCTTCGCAAAGTGCGCGATGCGCTGGGAAAGAAGGACGTCTCGGTGGCCGATTCGCTCTTCCGCGAAACCGTCAAGGTGCTGGATCGCAGCGCCAACCGCGGCGCGATCCACCCCAACACCGCTGCCCGCCGCAAGAGTCGACTGGCCAAGCGCCTCAACGCGCTCAAGGGCGGGAAGAAGTAG
- a CDS encoding methyltransferase domain-containing protein: protein MSGSFVSRGGEKLHHALEAFSFSPAGKVCADLGCATGGFTDCLIQHGAAKVYAVDRGYGVLAAKLRGDPRVVAYERTDALRVHLPEPVDLVTIDAGWTRQALILPAAMRLLAPGGRILTLVKPQYEAPPDQLRDGVLPDECIEAAISPIRESLLTLNLTLLDETPSPIRGQGGNQEWLWLLAPRPLTTG from the coding sequence GTGAGCGGTTCATTCGTCTCCCGCGGGGGGGAGAAACTTCATCACGCGCTCGAAGCGTTCAGCTTTTCACCTGCGGGGAAGGTCTGCGCCGATCTGGGCTGCGCCACCGGCGGATTCACCGATTGTCTGATTCAGCACGGTGCGGCGAAGGTGTATGCCGTCGATCGCGGATACGGCGTCCTCGCGGCGAAGCTCCGCGGCGACCCGCGCGTCGTCGCGTACGAGCGGACCGACGCCCTGCGTGTTCACCTCCCCGAACCCGTGGATCTCGTGACCATCGACGCGGGCTGGACGCGGCAGGCGCTCATCCTTCCCGCGGCGATGCGGCTGCTGGCGCCGGGCGGGAGAATCCTGACACTTGTCAAACCGCAGTATGAAGCCCCGCCGGATCAGTTGCGCGACGGCGTGCTGCCCGACGAATGCATCGAGGCCGCGATCTCGCCGATTCGGGAGAGTCTGCTCACGCTGAATCTGACGTTGCTCGACGAGACGCCTAGCCCGATCCGCGGACAGGGCGGCAATCAGGAGTGGCTCTGGTTGCTCGCGCCGAGGCCTCTCACCACTGGTTAG